From Anopheles maculipalpis chromosome X, idAnoMacuDA_375_x, whole genome shotgun sequence:
CGTCAGTCAGAAGAAAGTGAAGTGGTACAGGTGCATTTCGATACGCTCATGTACCGTGCTGTTCTATTGAttcatggtggtggtgtggccCTGACACGCCATCTGTCCACGCTGCCATTTGGGTTGCTAAGTACATGCGCCTGCTGGTGGATATATGCCACCATGGTAAATCGAAGCATTCGCGAAAAACCTGATTTCGACTATTGGAAAAGCAGCCACCGGTTACTGAACAACTGCACTCTGATGGAAGAGTTTGAGCAACAGCtggcaaaaaagaaatcgtCTCAAGATCTGTACAATTTGCTGAAGCCGCTTGTCGATTTGGCGCTAACACGCGATGCAACTAAAGATGGTACATTTATACCTACCGTTGCGGCAACATTGATTGAGGTAAGAAAGGTTCTTCGTATCAGTTGTCCAAATCCgatttataacaaaaaaaattcctcTCTAATTTTAGTTGCTTGCCGCAATACCAGCGGACGCGGTGGTGTTTGTAGAAATGAAGGATCAAATTCATTTACTAATGGAACGGACCTCGTCTGTACTGTCCTTTATGCTGAATACactcgctttggaggatgagAATCGTCGACAAACTATTGCCAATTGTTGGGAAATGAAGGGCAACACACTGCTGGAGGTGTTTAGTGGCAAAAAGCAGCTGATAATGCGCTGGCGTCCGGACCATCTAAATTATGAACGATTAATTTACATGCTGCTAGAATACCCACGAACGCACATCTACCATAAGCTATCGCTTGGTTTGCTGATGTACATCCAGTATGGGGATACAAGGTACGTTCACATTCACCGGCAACATCATTTAACAGGGTTTGTCGGTTGACAGTAGTGATGAGAATAACAACTCTTTTCAAGGAATTATTCACTCTTATTTACTCCCTACCgggatttaattattttcacaacTCTTTTGCGAGTCGCGAGACAACCAGGCAGAAGGCGGCCcctaacataaaaataaatatgacgATATCCTAAGGTACCCtatgaaaatattcaacatATTTCCACCTTTAACTTAATCTAACTTTTAATGACCGAGGGGGCTTGTAGCTCGTCACGCCTCTCATAACAGCTATGACAACTCGCTGCGCTTCGAGTcgcaaacatttttcacaaaacCCTATGTTGACTCGAATTGTAAAAGAGTTTTAAATAATCTTTGCGATTTAAATCCCAAAGAAGAGTTTAAAAACTCTTTGCATTTCGTATCCCTCTGGCGAGTATTAATTCCTTGGGCCTGAGTTTGATAATACCGATTCCTCAAAAGAGTTTAAACATTCTTCGCAATTAGAATATCTCTGGTGTCTATTAACTCTTTGGTAGTGAATTTAATACTAACGATTGCCAAAGGAGTTTTAACACTATATGTGATTCGAATCtcaaaagagttttaaaagtTCTTTGTGAGAAGTTTGTTTAAATCattcagaagaaaaataaaaaaaaactcagtcACTCTTACTCTGTACGCATAGCACTAgcagataattcaaaattatcaatGATTTTGGTAAACTCTTCAGAGATGAAGTACTGTAGGGTAAGCTAGATTGTCATCTAATGGTTTTAAAAGAAATGGTAAACAATATCCTTTTGTTGTCTTATATTACGTCTGGTCAGCCTATCTGAAATCATTACCAAAATTATTGATGCTTTTACATTATCAAGTAAAAACCTCTTTTATTGAAAACAACTATTTACAATTactaattatttttccatttttgttatcCTGTTTTCCATATAATCGCAGTCCCTTTATTGTACCTGTACAGAAGGATCTACAAAACATTGTAGCTTATAACATCGTTGTTGCATATCGAAAGCATCAACCTGTCCTAAACAACTCGAACGGCGGTGGGCCATCGGTGGCTGTTACTGCGGAACAACAGGCCGAACACCGTAGCTATCAGGAGCGTTGTCTGTTTCTGTTGCTGCAGCTACATATACATGCTTTTGATCAGCCGATGCAGAACATACGACGGTTCTTAGAAGATCCAAGCCAGGTGGAAGAAGTGGTTTTGCCTTTATCTGTGCACGCGAAAGAATTGCAGAGGGCAATAAAGGAGCAGTGTCCGGTAGCGTGCCTTTGCGCGCTACTGTCCACCAAGATGGGACACTGGGTGCCAGTGTTTTGTCAGGAAGGCTTGAAAGCGATGCGTATACTGTACGAGGTGCACCATCTCGATACCGTTGTAGTGCGCTGTCTCGAACTCATCAGCCTCCTGTTTACCGATTGTCCTCATGCACTGGCGAAAAATGATCAATTTATCGGAATCCTCACGGAACTGGTTGAGAATGATAACATACTGGATTGGTCAAGACAAACTGGCGATGAGCAGCACCATACACTCGCAATGAAACTGCTGGAAGGGGCTAGTATGGGCAAAATGGGATCTATGATAGTCTCGCAGGCGGCCATGTACTGGCATCAGGGTTACGCCACTCCGCCGTCGCTCGTCTGCATGTGGTTTGATTGGTTAGTGAAGATAAAAAATTGGAGCGACAGTGTCAAGGTGCTGCGATTGATGAACGTACTGGCCAGCATTTCGTTCAGACACGCGGATGCGTGGAAAGCGCTGGGCGACCGTTTCCGTCCATTTTTTGAGGTAATATTTCTTTGATCtaaaaacgacaaaaacacTGACGTTCCAttcgtttaatttgtttttttctttttacattttagtCAATTGCAGTAGTAAAACATAAGCAACATTCACTctggtcgaaaattgtcggCACCGAGCCACCGCTACTGTACGGCAAACTGCCGAACGATTGTGTTGCTTTGGCATTGCTCGTTTTCGGCATTGAACATCAGCAGCTGGAACAGAAGACGGGTTTGTGGTTGAAATTGTTGCGCATGCTgaagaaaaatcgaaccatCAAGATAGATGCGGCACTGCGCGAGGTAATGGCGACGACGTGTGTACAGGGCAAGGATTCTTGTCCCACAGCCGATGCGCTGGTGTTGTTCAAAGTGGCGCGCTATTTACTGCGTGCAAACACTGAACATCCACTGTATTTGGGGCTGTGGCAATTATTTTTCACCTTGCTGCTGACGCGTGTTACCGACGTTGGGGACGAGGTGCACGGTGTTGCCGATCGGTTGTATGATCACGACTCGGGGCTGATGGAAAAGCTGAAGCAGTTGCTGTGCAAACTGGAGCTGCATTATCATTTTCTGCAGGAAACGAACGAAGATTCACCGGGAATGTTGCGGTAAGTGTAATGTTCCCTTTTTCATTGGTTTTTCTTGTCCAACGTGTAGCGTCTACTCTCACTGTGTAAACGGTAACGAATGAACAATTTATTTGATGATACATTAACTGAACGATTAGTTAAATCCTAGAATTAAGATAGCAAAAACGAGATAATACCGTACGCACTGAAAACAGGCCCGATTAAATAGCAAATAAGGATGGCTCCTTATATGTAGATTGCGCTATATACAAGCACTCAACCGGGAAAATCGGGAATTTCTCAGAAAACCCGggaaaatgatattttgtttaatatcgTTTCTGGGGTCACACTGTACCATTACAAACCATTTTCATTCGTCATGAATTTCAGGTATACTGTGCGAACAATTTCAGGTATAATGTGCGTACACATTCTACCTAGCACGCATATTCTATTCGTACGCATATCTCCTTACGTTAGGTCCTACAAGTGTACAAGTCGAGTTGCCTTCGCTCCCGTAGTTCGCTCGTTCCtccattgtttttaaaatgttttccactAGCTGATCGATTCTACTGGATCCCAGTGGATGGCGTTTGTCACACAATAGTGTAACATATGTAATTTCACTTTCTGAAGAAACTTTGTGCAAAAGTTTGAGAAAGCGATTTTTACTTAATCTATTTAAAAGCATCTACCTCTTGAATCTGGTGTATAAAGTAGTAGGCGGCGACCCCATAACGTATTTACTTCCCTCTGTCTCTATTTTATAGCCTAGTAAAAGCGTTCCAATTATGGTTAGTCGATACAGATCTCAATCAAATAAATGATGATGCTCCAATCAAGCTACCCAAACAATACGCCACAGAACAACTAGAATCAATCTTTTACGGTTTAGAGGTAAGTTGTTATTGTTATACTATCTTCATCCATAATCATCTCAAAAAGATGATCGAGCTCAAATGataatgtttattatttttctttatcgaGATATTTTGGCCGGAGTGCACAAATACGCAGATCCTCCGGGTAGTCCACCGTATGATGATTGAAGGGTGGCACAATCTTTACCGTGTACTTCCGCATCACTCGTCGGCGAAGGATAAAACTGTATGCGGTGCCACTATCAAGCTACCACCAACTCAGGCAATCAAACGCCGACTGGAAAACAGTTACACCGATCCACTACCGATACCCGTGTCGGAGCATCGGACCGAACTGAAAGATCTTGCCGATGCGCTAAAAACACCACCGATGGGACGAGTAAAGCGCATCACCGAGTGTGTACGGATCATAAAGCAGCACATCGACAAAACGTACTTACCGATGAAGAACGAACTAAAAATACGTCAAAATGAGCTGTTCGAGCTGTACCAGCAACTGTACGTCAACGAGGACATGGAGACCGAGCACCAGGTTAAGTGCAACATGCTGATCTGTTCCGGTGCAGCAACAATCATGGTGCGCTCGAAATGTGTCGCAAtcgatacaaaaataaatacttgtATCGAAGCTCGGCTGGTAGCATTGGAAGCGTTCCTGAACCAAATGATTAACGTTCCACCCTACATAATGAAGCACACGATAATGTTGCGGGAGCTGGGGAACAGTCTGTTTATGGATTACTGCTCGGAGATTGATCGAGCGTCGGCCCAAACGTTGAATGAAGCCATCCGGGCAATGATACGCACGCTGCTGCACGAAGTGTCTGATGCGAACTTCGAGCCGCCGTTAACGTTTGCGGTGCGGCTAGGTTTGGACACGTACcgaagcgatttttttaacataatGCTGGAAGAGGTTGGACAGATATTTGCGGGTGCGCTAGAAGACGGCCGGAAACCGTCCAGCGTGATCGTTGCCATGCTGGAGAATAGTCACATACCGGTTCGTCCTTTGATGAAGGTGTACGGTCAGCTGGTTAAGCAAAAGTCGGGCAATCTCGAACGAAGCATATTTGTGGATCTGTTCGGCAACAAGGTAGAAACCAGGAGGGATATGCTATATGAACATGTGGGTAGATAAGTCTTAGTCCTAACCAcgataaaaggattttttgttgctcaacTTAATTGCCTTCGAAAGTGAAGCAGTGCTTAGAGTGATCTATTATCTGTTCGTacctattttaaaaatatagtttGTCGCTAGGCCTTACAATAGGCCTCTGTTTTAGCAATTACTTCATCATTGAAGCTCAATTACAATTCTAGTCTGCGAATAGAAAATTGTGTGTTCCCTATTGTATCGTCCATCGTCATATATTGACACAAAAATTCGGTTTAAAAGTTTCAAACCACCCGTTGTTGTTTCTGGTCGATTGTGAGCTTTCGCGGCACTCTATTATAGCTATTAACTTATAGCTATCAAATTCACATACGTGTGTGAAAACACACGTATAAGGTTAGCCAAAACttacaacaattttaattcattttgctGTGCCGCAACCACACATGGACTACAACTTATCTACCAACCTGTTTTGCCATAAATTTAAACTTTATGTATTGCTTACTGTATACATATTTCTTTTAGCTCCATCTATCCAAGTGGctcaagcagcagcacagtATCACTCCGGATGAGGTGGATCAGTTTGCCAGCCTGATTATGCTTGGCATGTACAAATCACGCCCGGCTGATAGCGTCGGTCCACCGCGCTCCGTTGACCAAACCGAGCTGGATGTACAGTTCTCCCATGTAAAAGTTGTTCCCAGAATTCTTCATATTCGTTTATAAATATTAGCTTAACCcgtttttcgtttaattttttttttttagattttactATCCCATCTGGAAATCTTTGCCAGTTACCAATTCCCGGACAATTTCGGCAAAATGGTGCAGCACACGTTAAACGCTTACTCCCAATGGCCGACACTACCTCCGACGATGTTGCTCCGGCTGCTGAATGTGCTCCGTTCTCGGGCCAATCTTCCTGACCTGCAGATATCAATGGAGGACAGTGCCCTGTGCCAAGCACATCGCCAATTCGCCGAAGTGAACTGCACTGAACCAGTGCTAAGCTTCGAAGTGTTGGAATTAGTAATCGTGACCGTAACGGAACACTTTGCACGGCAGCGTGATATTGCGTACCCTTGGAACGGTATGTACAAACGGCACGGTGCGTACGTGGAAGTATTAGGCATGCTGCTAGGCCTATTGTCACACAGCTTTCTCACTACCGGCATGCAAGACAATCGGATCCGAGCTGGTGAGTAGTGTCCTATGTTGTAGTTCATTAGTTATTAAACATTGTTTGATCTCATTGAAGTGTAGTGGGAGCGCCCATGATATCCAACGAGTTAACCTTTATTTCAATGACCGACCACCTGGgtatttttagcatttttattttccaataacATTTAATATTAAGGGAGCTATCAGCTTGAAACTTTTTGGAATgcatagaaaaacattttttctatcatataggaaaaaagcacatttttgtattttttaaaataagcttttaacttaattttcaatttattatttcttttttttctataaccCCGGGTAGGTCATATATTTTGCTTCAGTGTTCAGTGTTTCATTTTGAGCTGCTCGTCGTATTTGCAGGGAATTTTTAAGAAAGAAGACACTATTTTCTGTCGGGCTTATAACATTTAGTTGTGAGTTAAAAAATCCTATGTTCATTTCTAGAGCTGTAAACTATTTGTATTATCTCATAATGATCATATTATGTTACAAATTTTTGCATATTCTGTCCCTTTTTTGGCTTTAAGAATGACTGAACCATCGCTTTACTTTCCAGCTGAAAAGTCAATTTTTGTAACGTGAGAGCTTGTTTTAAAAGAGATTCAATGCATAATCGCCATACCGATACTTCATTTACGTTTGCTTGCATAATTGCTTATCGTTTGAATTATTTGGAACCATAACAACAACTTGACAATGATTATCCGACACTCCTTCGGCTATTTACATTGTCTGTATAAATTGACTACATGActttgtaagaaaaaaaagaaagtaaaaagaaGTAACAACAGTACGACTTATTTGAATGGTTATTGTTTACTTCTCACATTTACGCAATAAAAAATTAGGTTCAATCGAACGAAAAATACATATATTCATACAAAAAGTGTGATTGATAAGCTACTTTAAATATAGATGTTACAAactatgaaaacaaaaactaaatacaagattttttttttaatttcacactaatttttattagttggataacaaattttgaattctCTCGTGGCCCTCGGCCTTATGACCTACCCGAATATAGGTGGTTGTAGAAATagggtgtatttttggtcattgaaacGAAGGTTAATCCATTCGAAGAGTCCACTTGTTTTATGACTTATGGGAATTTTGCTCGTAGATTACACAGCCTAAACCACGCAATTACTCCAATTGACTCTCATTGACTGTAGTTCTTCACAGTTTCTTAACAATTTCAAatcgttatttgttttaataattgtGTTACGCCTCTtacgtgtgtgttgttttagtaCAAGAACATCTGTTGCCGGCTGTGTATCGCATGTTTGAACCGTGGGTTATACCATACGATGCAGAAACGCCTGTTCTACAACAGGGCAGATTCAGTTCAAATCACCCGTCGTCACCGAAAGAATCATCCAATCGACATGCCAACAACGATAATGCCA
This genomic window contains:
- the LOC126563377 gene encoding ectopic P granules protein 5 homolog, whose protein sequence is MEEIKRKKKRSSKAAKKQEKQPSTLTAAASPPPVAFSEAAAEEAGPAVSLNEPEELILPDAVQELAPPMEDTKNSDEMLEETDLLTDFKPTAPICGDSDKLPSLLYPDLRELNIGSEQFDSTFSNMDITPKGAISSPEDDYECVIDEVFSPRISALFEWCIEETTPSLERYRRYADGLERQFITTEGPHAKNTSDDDSDLQRMLQAYRSSYHYYCDVMIQRLESRSQISSLRDKCWDIEHTKVTEFAQCADSRLLSVSVNNRVATLNVERCTEAKAELSALLDRFVTKEKEALIQLHYTRAMVEKNLSDPSVPGYEQSGLLRCKLRIIGNALRAEMHQRDCDKGDECQYVQDLRKWFIQLGTGILRAGSVDERVWLMFHLLRFPKGIGTWAHVLVHPLAFGNQNEPLTNIEIHTIFTLIHVLIRPIIARQSFVVPVDESLATMDQPPLVNEAKAGDDFEWVDSDGEDSSADKRIRPIKESDLLAFLDQIPFRRLFDTVLQRTIEHAQHPDGEQLNPDHLPTADILHLFSFSNELIAILGGGLLMYGRGIARYSHFAQRLALLINDAVKFVGDVLRLYRQAHKLNRQSEESEVVQVHFDTLMYRAVLLIHGGGVALTRHLSTLPFGLLSTCACWWIYATMVNRSIREKPDFDYWKSSHRLLNNCTLMEEFEQQLAKKKSSQDLYNLLKPLVDLALTRDATKDGTFIPTVAATLIELLAAIPADAVVFVEMKDQIHLLMERTSSVLSFMLNTLALEDENRRQTIANCWEMKGNTLLEVFSGKKQLIMRWRPDHLNYERLIYMLLEYPRTHIYHKLSLGLLMYIQYGDTSPFIVPVQKDLQNIVAYNIVVAYRKHQPVLNNSNGGGPSVAVTAEQQAEHRSYQERCLFLLLQLHIHAFDQPMQNIRRFLEDPSQVEEVVLPLSVHAKELQRAIKEQCPVACLCALLSTKMGHWVPVFCQEGLKAMRILYEVHHLDTVVVRCLELISLLFTDCPHALAKNDQFIGILTELVENDNILDWSRQTGDEQHHTLAMKLLEGASMGKMGSMIVSQAAMYWHQGYATPPSLVCMWFDWLVKIKNWSDSVKVLRLMNVLASISFRHADAWKALGDRFRPFFESIAVVKHKQHSLWSKIVGTEPPLLYGKLPNDCVALALLVFGIEHQQLEQKTGLWLKLLRMLKKNRTIKIDAALREVMATTCVQGKDSCPTADALVLFKVARYLLRANTEHPLYLGLWQLFFTLLLTRVTDVGDEVHGVADRLYDHDSGLMEKLKQLLCKLELHYHFLQETNEDSPGMLRLVKAFQLWLVDTDLNQINDDAPIKLPKQYATEQLESIFYGLEIFWPECTNTQILRVVHRMMIEGWHNLYRVLPHHSSAKDKTVCGATIKLPPTQAIKRRLENSYTDPLPIPVSEHRTELKDLADALKTPPMGRVKRITECVRIIKQHIDKTYLPMKNELKIRQNELFELYQQLYVNEDMETEHQVKCNMLICSGAATIMVRSKCVAIDTKINTCIEARLVALEAFLNQMINVPPYIMKHTIMLRELGNSLFMDYCSEIDRASAQTLNEAIRAMIRTLLHEVSDANFEPPLTFAVRLGLDTYRSDFFNIMLEEVGQIFAGALEDGRKPSSVIVAMLENSHIPVRPLMKVYGQLVKQKSGNLERSIFVDLFGNKLHLSKWLKQQHSITPDEVDQFASLIMLGMYKSRPADSVGPPRSVDQTELDVQFSHILLSHLEIFASYQFPDNFGKMVQHTLNAYSQWPTLPPTMLLRLLNVLRSRANLPDLQISMEDSALCQAHRQFAEVNCTEPVLSFEVLELVIVTVTEHFARQRDIAYPWNGMYKRHGAYVEVLGMLLGLLSHSFLTTGMQDNRIRAVQEHLLPAVYRMFEPWVIPYDAETPVLQQGRFSSNHPSSPKESSNRHANNDNAKWMFSVLLQTVEYALEKVLVAYADTDHGSQILLYFLHWYVEWFVNARIMISALYVLNTLVLDLPWDRLQPSEMLIERMHFLFEHHTPECHELLACVFVRCNWTMGAEHGPLPVWLQRTHAATLAICVRLAYEPVIRSDVKVRAAMVQLLQYFAGLTWESLHVAELTPALDWFVMTGDASSMLRTTKAPCRELDDALIRFLEVVAGMRINEANRLVPGGMQLLKRKLHISVIVRMLMNAGRVSGGGKEVENVRLQLSGAFKQLLTAISAVLEGLPQQQQHMGTDNPRDIEARAMMAELLTSIKKWQTESTLSLFVDELIAMLENDTNSPLLIRCVFESAKLLDSPTEHWMRLLESALSHYLRSRSDVSWLQALHAIGHTTIDRWQFEMLFQHSLTLCLELYFLHRWHQTRGDPVAQRGVLNSLEMQVLEPVECQLYPFWCSIIYALLSVQPEPHETIRTVIGLLGDVSENNTFWMLGVLKKIFGKEKAQGSRTSHCLIAYALAALLADAYARRTPPEQSSETDDYSDADGSTEPFTLKKLLIAPEKRASRQRIATTAMEHFKSACSASVYKEHQSRIIDAIVGTRGGERELPHQILQQAKDIIVVLDSLAEPFLNTLQEAIIGDMGGI